Proteins encoded within one genomic window of Bacillus sp. F19:
- a CDS encoding acyltransferase — MERNYAIDFIKFFAIFAVVVIHTFPLDSQIGLFILDNLSRFAVPFFFVASGYLFGIKILNTRESVVYFKRYVIKIAKIYVCWLIFYTIYDVLVIYQSDSNVQQKLMKYFDEFTMLNLLYFGKGTSGYQLWFLTSLIWSIIILFIFYRLKKINVLLILSFILNIIGLFGQSYSMFCKISISTRDAIFFGLFYITLGFFFAFNSQIIKSLKINANIYLYLFFVFSFLQVMEGYILEKLLSGSHGEYFISTIFLTVFLFSFALNNKQLGKGLFITKVGSNALGIYIIHVFFIKIVEMGVNTWGLKSMTENLIWTLLYTLFIFFISYFAYSFLQYLKQSFRG; from the coding sequence ATGGAGAGAAATTATGCAATAGACTTTATAAAATTTTTTGCGATCTTTGCTGTAGTAGTGATACATACTTTCCCATTAGATAGTCAGATTGGATTATTTATTCTTGATAACCTTTCTAGATTCGCTGTTCCTTTTTTCTTTGTTGCTTCAGGTTATTTGTTCGGAATTAAAATATTAAATACCAGAGAGTCTGTTGTATATTTTAAAAGGTATGTTATAAAAATAGCTAAAATCTACGTTTGCTGGCTCATTTTTTATACAATATACGATGTTCTCGTCATATATCAAAGTGATTCTAATGTACAACAGAAATTAATGAAGTATTTTGATGAATTTACAATGCTGAATCTTTTATATTTTGGCAAAGGGACCAGCGGATATCAATTATGGTTTTTAACGTCCTTAATTTGGAGTATCATCATTCTGTTTATTTTTTATAGACTAAAAAAAATAAATGTGCTATTAATCCTTAGTTTTATTTTGAACATAATAGGGCTTTTCGGACAATCCTATTCAATGTTCTGCAAAATTTCAATCAGTACTAGAGATGCTATATTCTTCGGTTTATTTTATATAACGTTAGGATTTTTCTTTGCTTTTAATTCACAAATAATTAAATCCCTGAAAATAAACGCAAATATTTATTTATATTTATTTTTTGTTTTTTCATTTCTGCAAGTGATGGAGGGCTACATTTTAGAAAAGTTATTATCAGGCAGTCATGGAGAATATTTTATATCCACAATTTTTCTAACCGTGTTTTTATTTTCCTTTGCACTGAATAACAAACAGTTAGGAAAGGGTTTGTTTATAACAAAAGTTGGCAGTAATGCTCTTGGTATTTATATTATCCATGTTTTTTTCATAAAAATCGTTGAAATGGGAGTAAATACTTGGGGACTGAAAAGTATGACAGAAAATTTAATTTGGACCCTACTATATACCCTGTTTATTTTTTTTATTTCGTATTTTGCATATAGTTTTCTTCAATATTTAAAACAGTCATTTAGAGGATAA
- a CDS encoding PRD domain-containing protein: protein MRKALNKIEESYQIAIPNDEVCFIMDFLLKNESSAKTEKTSV, encoded by the coding sequence ATCAGAAAAGCGCTCAATAAAATCGAAGAATCTTATCAAATTGCCATTCCGAATGATGAAGTATGTTTCATTATGGATTTCTTATTAAAAAATGAGAGCAGTGCTAAAACTGAAAAAACGTCCGTCTGA
- the yhbH gene encoding sporulation protein YhbH: MIEGNGRNFVISNEDWSLHRKGHDDQKRHQEKVQEAIRSNLPDLITEENIVMSNGKDVVKIPIRSLDEYKIRYNYDKNKHVGQGNGDSKVGDVVARDGSQQNANGPGKGQGAGDQAGEDYYEAEVSLMELEVALFKELELPNLKRKEMDQIVVENIEFNDIRRTGLMGNIDKKRTMLSAYKRNAMSGAPKFHPIYPEDLKFKTWNEVVKPESRAVVLAMMDTSGSMGIWEKYMARSFFFWMTRFLRSKYEKVEIEFIAHHTEAKVVSEEDFFSKGESGGTICSSAYRKALEIIEEKYQPSRYNIYPFHFSDGDNLTSDNARCVKLVGELMKVSNMFGYGEVNQYNRHSTLMSAYKNISDERFRHYILKQKVDVFHAMKGFFRKDEEQMYA, from the coding sequence ATGATAGAAGGAAATGGGCGCAACTTTGTCATTTCGAATGAAGATTGGTCCCTCCATCGCAAAGGCCACGATGATCAGAAACGTCACCAGGAGAAGGTTCAGGAAGCTATCCGCAGCAATTTGCCAGATCTAATTACGGAAGAAAATATTGTGATGTCAAACGGTAAAGATGTCGTTAAGATTCCGATCAGGTCACTGGATGAATATAAAATCAGATACAATTATGATAAAAACAAACATGTTGGTCAAGGAAATGGAGACAGTAAAGTCGGCGATGTTGTAGCAAGAGATGGTTCTCAGCAGAATGCAAATGGTCCCGGTAAAGGGCAGGGAGCAGGCGATCAGGCAGGCGAGGATTATTATGAAGCAGAGGTTTCACTGATGGAGCTTGAGGTGGCGCTTTTCAAGGAGCTTGAGCTGCCGAATCTGAAGAGAAAAGAAATGGATCAGATTGTTGTAGAAAATATTGAATTTAATGATATACGAAGAACAGGATTGATGGGAAACATTGATAAAAAGCGGACGATGCTCTCTGCTTATAAACGCAATGCTATGTCAGGAGCACCGAAGTTTCATCCAATTTATCCTGAGGATTTAAAGTTTAAAACGTGGAATGAAGTTGTGAAGCCTGAATCACGCGCTGTCGTTTTAGCGATGATGGACACAAGCGGATCAATGGGTATTTGGGAGAAGTATATGGCAAGAAGCTTTTTCTTTTGGATGACAAGATTTTTGCGCTCCAAGTACGAAAAAGTAGAAATTGAATTTATTGCCCATCATACAGAAGCAAAGGTTGTCTCGGAGGAAGACTTCTTTTCAAAAGGGGAAAGCGGAGGAACGATCTGTTCATCTGCATACCGGAAAGCACTTGAAATTATTGAAGAAAAGTACCAGCCGAGCCGCTATAATATCTATCCTTTCCATTTTTCAGATGGAGATAATTTAACATCTGACAACGCCCGCTGCGTCAAGCTGGTGGGAGAACTGATGAAGGTTTCAAACATGTTTGGATACGGGGAAGTTAATCAGTACAATCGCCATTCTACTTTAATGTCCGCTTATAAGAATATCTCTGATGAAAGATTCCGCCACTATATCCTCAAGCAAAAAGTCGATGTGTTCCACGCGATGAAAGGATTTTTCCGGAAAGATGAAGAGCAGATGTATGCATAG
- a CDS encoding ankyrin repeat domain-containing protein, producing MSEHIHRKEHIYFIILLLISIPIYLLFIFTGVGLLILLPIILIPLIAHLLSIGMIRGNGVKVTPYQFPEIYTKVNDLAVKMEMKKLPDIFIIESEGMLNAFAARFLGRNMVVLYSGLAELHVKGGKDELDFVIAHELAHIKRNHLLKNFFVLFGNWVPFLGSAYSRACEYTCDAIAHYYTEDLDASKRALTVLAIGSVLYKHVNETEYLQESSREKNLFVWFSEKLSTHPVLPKRIHQLNVKFGEHDPSISFKTTAWFKAGLAGALALILLLCASSFYLFQMLADTSLYSDFVLDSEETTQLMLAASENDLERAEELIEDGQDVNAQDAFGMTPLMYASYPPADEYEEELIINTEMVELLLKHGADPNIISENGDLATVDIIYSGNLDLAELLIEKNADINLEDGYGQTALTAAVYEGDVKMVELLLNAGADPDYVTSEDETARSIAKEVKVPEITAMLKK from the coding sequence ATGTCAGAGCATATACACAGAAAAGAACATATTTATTTTATTATCCTGCTTTTAATCAGTATCCCGATATATTTATTATTTATCTTCACGGGAGTCGGACTTTTAATTTTACTTCCTATTATACTGATCCCGCTCATTGCTCATTTGCTTTCCATCGGAATGATCCGCGGCAATGGAGTGAAGGTTACCCCTTATCAGTTTCCTGAGATTTATACAAAGGTGAATGATCTTGCAGTTAAAATGGAAATGAAGAAGCTGCCCGATATTTTTATCATTGAATCTGAGGGCATGCTGAATGCGTTTGCGGCAAGATTTTTGGGGAGAAACATGGTTGTACTTTATTCGGGATTAGCCGAGCTGCACGTAAAGGGAGGAAAAGATGAACTTGATTTTGTCATTGCGCACGAGCTTGCACATATTAAAAGAAATCATCTATTAAAAAATTTCTTCGTTCTGTTTGGAAACTGGGTGCCATTCCTCGGCAGCGCCTATTCAAGAGCCTGCGAGTATACTTGTGACGCCATCGCTCATTATTATACGGAAGACCTGGATGCCTCAAAACGCGCATTGACTGTCCTTGCTATTGGTTCAGTACTATATAAACATGTTAACGAGACTGAGTATCTGCAAGAAAGCAGCCGCGAAAAAAACCTGTTTGTCTGGTTTAGTGAAAAATTATCTACACACCCTGTTCTGCCAAAGCGGATTCATCAATTAAATGTGAAATTTGGCGAGCATGATCCATCCATCTCATTTAAGACGACTGCATGGTTTAAAGCGGGTTTAGCAGGAGCACTTGCATTGATCTTGCTTCTCTGCGCATCAAGTTTCTATTTATTTCAAATGCTGGCTGACACAAGTCTTTACAGTGATTTTGTGCTGGACAGCGAGGAAACTACCCAGCTTATGCTTGCAGCGTCAGAAAATGACTTAGAGCGTGCAGAAGAGCTCATAGAAGATGGTCAAGATGTAAACGCTCAGGATGCATTTGGCATGACTCCGCTTATGTATGCAAGTTATCCACCCGCAGATGAGTATGAAGAAGAGTTGATCATCAACACTGAAATGGTTGAGCTGCTCCTTAAACATGGGGCAGATCCAAACATCATTTCAGAAAATGGAGATTTGGCTACTGTAGATATCATTTACTCAGGCAATCTTGATTTAGCTGAACTGCTTATTGAGAAAAATGCCGATATCAATCTAGAAGACGGCTACGGGCAAACAGCGCTTACTGCTGCTGTATATGAGGGAGATGTGAAAATGGTTGAACTTCTGCTGAATGCAGGGGCAGATCCTGATTATGTCACAAGCGAAGATGAAACAGCCCGCTCAATTGCCAAGGAAGTAAAGGTGCCAGAAATTACTGCCATGTTAAAGAAGTAG
- the chbG gene encoding chitin disaccharide deacetylase, with translation MPRFIINADDFGYSRGVNYGIIDAHTDGIVNSATMMVNMPGAQHAVSLAKEHPELQIGIHLTLTCGRAVSDQVSSLIDDNGYFKIKNDPNQNQNLNVAEVEIEWETQIQRFLSFGLTPSHLDSHHHVHSWPVLEQVIMNLANKYDLPVRRFWEGEKEGLQAFSDVFVHTFYGDDLNPDYFTDLKESYQGDIRVEVMCHPAYIDEALLKGSSYCLQRSNELSILMAARRV, from the coding sequence ATGCCTCGTTTTATTATCAATGCAGATGATTTTGGCTATTCACGGGGTGTAAATTACGGAATCATTGATGCACATACTGATGGCATTGTAAATTCAGCGACAATGATGGTGAATATGCCTGGTGCACAGCACGCCGTTTCGCTTGCTAAGGAGCATCCTGAGCTGCAGATTGGCATTCACTTAACGCTCACTTGCGGGAGGGCTGTAAGCGATCAAGTATCTTCTTTAATAGATGATAACGGCTACTTTAAGATTAAGAATGATCCTAACCAAAATCAGAATTTAAATGTTGCCGAAGTTGAGATTGAATGGGAGACGCAAATTCAGCGGTTTTTGTCATTTGGCCTTACTCCTTCTCATCTTGACAGTCATCATCATGTTCATTCATGGCCAGTACTAGAACAGGTTATAATGAATCTGGCAAATAAGTATGATTTGCCGGTAAGGCGTTTTTGGGAAGGGGAAAAGGAAGGACTGCAAGCATTCTCTGATGTATTTGTGCATACTTTTTACGGTGATGATTTAAATCCGGATTATTTTACGGATTTGAAAGAATCATATCAAGGGGATATTCGTGTTGAAGTCATGTGTCATCCTGCTTATATTGATGAAGCTCTATTAAAGGGTTCTTCCTACTGCTTGCAGAGAAGCAATGAACTGTCTATATTAATGGCAGCTCGACGTGTATAG
- a CDS encoding PrkA family serine protein kinase, producing the protein MDILKKIEKYREDEQRLKWEGTFVEYLEMLKEKPWVAQSAHSRVYNMIKDAGIEEENGSRRYKFFDHKLFGLEESLEKLVEEYFHPAAKRLDVRKRILLLMGPVSGGKSTLVTMLKRGLETYSLTDRGAVFAIKGCPMHEDPLHLIPHHLREDFFQEYGIRIEGNLSPLNLMRLEQEYGGRIEDVLIERIFFSEDKRTGIGTFSPSDPKSQDIADLTGSIDFSTIAEFGSESDPRAYRFDGELNKANRGMMEFQEMLKCDEKFLWHLLSLTQEGNFKAGRFALISADELIVAHTNETEYRSFISNKKNEALHSRIIVMPVPYNLRVSEEERIYEKMIMESDVANVHIAPHTMRVAAMFTILTRLKDPKRGDIDLVKKMRLYDGENVEGYNNVDVEELQKEHVDEGMSGIDPRYVINRISSTIIRKEIPSINALDVLRSLKEGLDQHASISNEDRERYLNFISVARKEYDDLAKKEVQKAFVYSYEESAKTLMDNYLDNVEAYCNKNKIRDPLTGEEMNPDDKLMRSIEEQIGISENAKKAFREEILIRISAYARKGKRFDYNSHERLREAIQKKLFADLKDVVKITTSSKTPDELQLKKINEVVKRLIDEHGYNSTSANDLLRYVGSLLNR; encoded by the coding sequence ATGGATATCTTAAAAAAAATTGAAAAGTACAGAGAAGATGAACAGCGACTGAAGTGGGAAGGAACCTTCGTTGAGTATTTAGAGATGTTAAAAGAGAAACCATGGGTTGCACAATCGGCTCATTCACGAGTTTACAATATGATCAAAGATGCCGGTATAGAGGAAGAAAACGGATCAAGGCGCTACAAGTTCTTTGATCATAAGCTGTTTGGACTTGAAGAGTCGCTTGAGAAACTTGTGGAGGAGTACTTCCACCCGGCAGCAAAGAGATTAGATGTCCGGAAACGGATTTTGCTGCTTATGGGTCCTGTCAGCGGGGGGAAATCAACGCTCGTGACCATGCTGAAAAGAGGTCTTGAGACGTATTCTCTGACAGATCGCGGTGCTGTGTTTGCGATTAAAGGCTGCCCAATGCATGAGGATCCTTTGCATTTAATTCCCCATCATCTAAGAGAAGATTTCTTTCAGGAATACGGTATTCGCATTGAGGGGAATCTGTCGCCTCTAAACCTGATGAGACTTGAGCAGGAGTACGGAGGCCGCATTGAAGATGTGCTGATTGAGCGGATCTTTTTCTCAGAGGATAAACGGACAGGAATCGGAACGTTCAGCCCGTCTGATCCGAAATCACAGGATATTGCAGACTTGACTGGAAGCATTGATTTTTCAACCATTGCGGAGTTTGGTTCAGAGTCTGATCCCCGAGCTTATCGTTTTGACGGCGAGCTGAATAAGGCAAACCGCGGGATGATGGAGTTTCAGGAGATGCTGAAATGTGATGAGAAATTCTTGTGGCACTTGCTGTCTCTTACGCAGGAAGGCAATTTTAAAGCAGGGCGATTTGCCTTAATTTCCGCTGATGAGCTCATAGTGGCGCACACCAATGAAACTGAGTACCGCTCCTTTATTTCCAACAAGAAAAACGAGGCACTCCATTCAAGGATTATCGTGATGCCTGTTCCTTATAACTTAAGAGTTTCTGAAGAAGAAAGAATTTATGAAAAGATGATTATGGAAAGTGATGTAGCAAATGTTCATATTGCACCTCACACGATGCGTGTTGCGGCTATGTTTACCATTTTAACGAGATTGAAGGATCCGAAGCGCGGCGACATTGATCTCGTCAAAAAGATGCGCTTGTATGATGGCGAGAATGTAGAAGGCTACAATAACGTCGATGTAGAGGAGCTGCAAAAGGAACATGTAGATGAAGGAATGAGCGGAATTGATCCGCGGTATGTCATCAACCGAATTTCTTCGACCATCATCAGAAAAGAAATTCCTTCTATTAATGCACTCGATGTCCTCAGATCTTTAAAAGAAGGATTGGATCAGCACGCATCCATCTCAAATGAAGACCGCGAACGCTACTTGAACTTTATCTCCGTTGCAAGAAAAGAATACGATGATCTTGCGAAGAAAGAAGTGCAGAAGGCATTCGTTTATTCTTACGAGGAGTCTGCCAAAACGCTTATGGATAACTACCTGGATAATGTGGAGGCTTATTGCAATAAAAATAAGATCCGCGATCCGCTGACTGGGGAAGAAATGAATCCGGACGACAAACTGATGCGCTCAATTGAAGAGCAGATCGGAATCTCTGAAAATGCGAAAAAAGCATTCAGGGAAGAAATTTTAATCCGAATCTCTGCTTATGCCCGGAAAGGAAAACGATTTGATTACAACTCTCATGAGCGTCTTCGCGAAGCCATTCAGAAAAAACTGTTTGCTGATCTGAAGGATGTAGTGAAAATTACAACGTCCTCAAAAACACCGGATGAGCTGCAGCTGAAAAAGATCAATGAAGTTGTGAAAAGACTCATCGATGAGCACGGCTATAACTCAACATCTGCAAATGACCTGCTGCGCTATGTGGGCAGTCTGTTAAATCGGTAA